The Plectropomus leopardus isolate mb chromosome 15, YSFRI_Pleo_2.0, whole genome shotgun sequence genome has a segment encoding these proteins:
- the ggps1 gene encoding geranylgeranyl pyrophosphate synthase, with product MDGDSEAPSERILLEPYKYLLQLPGKQVRTKLSQAFNHWLNVPEDKLQVIIEVTEMLHNASLLIDDIEDSSKLRRGFPVAHSIYGIPSVINSANYVYFLGLEKVLTLEHPEAVRVFTRQLLELHRGQGLDIHWRDTYTCPTEQEYRNMVLQKTGGLFGLAVGLMQLFSDWKQDLKPLLDTLGLFFQIRDDYGNLSSCEYSENKSFCEDLTEGKFSFPAIHAIWSHPESTQVQNILRQRTENVDVKRYCVDYLEKVGSFAYTRQTLRDLEAEAYRLIRELGGNPQLESLIKQLSHMHREAEAAAESSTEPHSSQNH from the exons ATGGATGGTGACTCAGAAGCCCCTTCTGAGAGAATTCTGCTTGAACCATACAAGTACTTGTTGCAGCTACCAG GAAAACAGGTGAGGACAAAACTATCCCAAGCCTTTAACCACTGGCTCAATGTCCCAGAGGACAAACTGCAG GTGATCATCGAGGTGACTGAGATGCTGCACAATGCCAGTTTGCTCATAGATGACATTGAGGACAGCTCCAAGCTGCGGCGAGGATTCCCTGTGGCTCATAGCATCTATGGCATCCCCTCCGTCATCAACTCAGCCAACTACGTCTACTTCCTGGGGTTGGAGAAGGTGCTGACCTTGGAGCATCCTGAGGCTGTCCGAGTGTTTACTCGGCAGCTGCTGGAGCTGCACAGAGGTCAGGGCCTGGACATCCACTGGAGGGACACCTACACCTGTCCCACTGAGCAGGAGTACCGCAACATGGTGCTGCAGAAAACTGGAGGACTGTTTGGTCTGGCTGTGGGCCTCATGCAGCTCTTCTCAGATTGGAAACAGGACCTGAAACCTCTCCTGGACACACTGGGCCTCTTCTTTCAGATCCGCGATGACTACGGCAACCTGAGCTCTTGTGAGTACAGTGAGAACAAGAGCTTCTGTGAAGACCTTACCGAAGGCAAGTTCTCCTTTCCTGCCATTCATGCTATATGGTCGCATCCAGAAAGCACGCAGGTGCAGAACATCCTGAGGCAGCGCACAGAGAACGTGGACGTCAAACGATACTGTGTGGACTACCTGGAGAAGGTAGGATCGTTCGCCTACACCCGTCAGACTCTGCGGGACCTGGAGGCAGAGGCCTACCGCCTCATCAGGGAGCTTGGGGGAAACCCTCAACTAGAGAGCCTCATCAAACAGCTCAGCCACATGCATCGTGAGGCTGAAGCTGCGGCAGAGTCCAGCACTGAGCCACACTCCAGCCAGAACCACTGA